A genomic segment from Aegilops tauschii subsp. strangulata cultivar AL8/78 chromosome 1, Aet v6.0, whole genome shotgun sequence encodes:
- the LOC109731767 gene encoding uncharacterized protein yields the protein MDAVADAQVFSEQDWARCYAIEAQVESLLRAEEEYWRRRGGIKWTLKGDANTKYFHAYANGQRRKCAILRLQSEQGLLLRQQDIVRHIYDFYIQLMGSREESRARLWADVWDPALRVTDEENEGLGLAFLPQEIDVAALGMKSDTAPGPDGWPVAMFKRFWQVLKGPIFDAYDRVNWEFLRQVLLDRGFSPVWVHRMMQLVSGGQTAIAVNREVGNFFRNKRGLRQGDPASPLLFNFVADALGAMLDKARTAGHIRGVVGNLIPGGVSHLQYADDTLLLFEPDLHSIATVKAILLCFELMSGLKINFHKCEVVSIGMDADESLRVANLLNCKLGKLLFTYLSLPIAEKKCSIADWEPLYTKVAGRGETGLWMDLLRAKYFPDGNFFEAATHGSPF from the exons ATGGATGCGGTCGCGGATGCGCAGGTTTTCTCAGAGCAGGATTGGGCTCGGTGCTATGCGATAGAAGCCCAAGTCGAGTCCCTCCTTAGGGCAGAGGAGGAGTACTGGCGTAGACGCGGTGGCATCAAGTGGACGCTAAAGGGCGACGCGAACACTAAGTACTTTCATGCGTATGCTAATGGCCAGCGTCGTAAGTGCGCCATCCTGAGACTGCAATCTGAGCAGGGGCTCCTTTTGCGCCAGCAGGACATCGTCCGTCACATCTACGATTTCTACATCCAACTGATGGGCTCCAGGGAGGAGTCTCGCGCTCGGTTGTGGGCGGATGTTTGGGATCCTGCGTTGCGGGTCACGGACGAGGAAAATGAGGGCCTGGGGCTGGCCTTCCTTCCCCAGGAGATTGATGTGGCGGCTCTTGGGATGAAATCGGACACCGCCCCAGGCCCAGATGGGTGGCCGGTGGCGATGTTTAAACGGTTTTGGCAAGTGCTTAAAGGGCCAATTTTCGAC GCGTATGACCGAGTGAATTGGGAGTTTCTCCGACAAGTCCTCCTGGACCGAGGCTTTTCGCCGGTGTGGGTTCACCGCATGATGCAATTGGTCTCGGGGGGCCAAACGGCGATTGCGGTGAATCGAGAAGTAGGGAACTTCTTCCGCAACAAGCGTGGTCTGCGTCAAGGGGACCCGGCCTCGCCGTTGCTCTTTAATTTTGTGGCGGACGCTCTGGGCGCCATGCTAGACAAAGCACGAACTGCTGGTCACATCAGGGGAGTGGTCGGCAACTTGATCCCAGGAGGTGTGTCACACCTGCAGTACGCGGATGACACACTCCTCCTTTTTGAGCCGGACTTGCACAGTATCGCAACGGTTAAGGCCATTCTTCTGTGCTTTGAGCTCATGTCTGGGCTAAAAATTAACTTCCACAAGTGTGAAGTGGTGTCCATAGGGATGGACGCGGATGAAAGTTTGCGGGTAGCTAATTTGCTCAATTGCAAACTTGGGAAACTATTGTTCACCTACCTCAGCCTCCCGATCGCAGAGAAGAAATGCTCGATCGCTGATTGGGAACCTCTCTACACTAAGGTGGCAGGCCGT GGCGAGACCGGCCTCTGGATGGACCTCCTGCGTGCGAAATACTTCCCCGATGGGAACTTTTTTGAGGCAGCAACCCATGGGTCTCCTTTCTAG